One region of Sebastes fasciatus isolate fSebFas1 chromosome 1, fSebFas1.pri, whole genome shotgun sequence genomic DNA includes:
- the LOC141773946 gene encoding sodium- and chloride-dependent GABA transporter 2-like isoform X2 has protein sequence MEKTHGQEVKFRLDMGTAHPAPSIPSRGQWSSKVEFLLAVAGQIVGLGNVWRFPYLCYKNGGGVFFIPYVLFLFTCGIPLFLMETSLGQYTKQGTITCWRKICPLFGGIGYGSLVVVLYSSIYYIIILAWAFLYLFSSFSTELPWANCRNSWNSETCVEFNRRADDLNWTVAENATSPVREFWERRVLNVTGSVHELGGIRWELALCLLLSWIICYFCVWKGVKSTGKVVYFTATFPYLMLAVLLVRGVTLPGALDGIKFYLYPDPSRLTDPQVWMDAGTQIFYSYAICIGCLTALGSYNKYNNNCYKDCMYLCLLNSGTSFVAGFAIFSALGFMAYEQNTDISKVAESGPGLAFIAYPRAVAMMPFPQVWAIFFFIMIILLGLDSEFVGLEAIVTAISDTNPAFFHVGHRRKLLLLAISVFSFFVGLVMVTEGGLYIFQLFDYYACSGMTLLLFATLQSGCIGWIYGVDRFYENIEDMIGYKPLAVIKYCLKYVTPVICMATFAFSLVKYTPLKFNNTIAYPWWGYALGWWFTLSSTLMVPLFMLYKVSTTPGTLRQRISILCTPAEDLPSNKSEKKGHELLNLTSPDSMVSCP, from the exons ATGGAAAAGACGCACGGTCAAGAGGTCAAGTTCAGGCTGGATATGGGCACGGCCCATCCTGCACCCAGCATCCCGAGCAGAGGACAGTGGTCCAGCAAAGTTGAGTTCCTCTTGGCGGTTGCAGGACAAATCGTAGGCCTAGGAAATGTGTGGAGGTTCCCTTACCTGTGCTACAAAAATGGAGGAG GGGTGTTCTTCATCCCTTatgtcctcttcctcttcacctgCGGCATCCCCCTGTTTCTAATGGAGACGTCTCTCGGCCAGTACACCAAACAGGGAACTATTACCTGCTGGAGGAAAATCTGTCCCCTTTTTGGAG GGATCGGTTATGGCAGTCTGGTGGTTGTTTTATACTCCAGCATCTATTACATCATCATATTGGCCTGGGCTTTCCTGtatctcttctcctccttcagcACTGAACTTCCCTGGGCGAATTGTAGAAACAGCTGGAACTCAG AGACCTGTGTGGAGTTTAATCGAAGAGCAGATGATTTGAACTGGACTGTAGCTGAAAATGCAACATCACCAGTGAGGGAGTTTTGGGA GAGAAGAGTTTTGAATGTCACAGGAAGCGTCCATGAGTTAGGCGGCATACGATGGGAGCTGGCTCTGTGTCTTCTGTTGTCCTGGATCATCTGTTACTTTTGTGTCTGGAAAGGAGTAAAGTCCACTGGGAAG GTAGTTTACTTTACGGCCACATTTCCATACTTGATGCTGGCGGTGTTGCTTGTTCGTGGAGTCACGTTGCCGGGGGCCTTAGACGGGATCAAGTTTTACCTCTACCCAGATCCATCCCGCCTCACTGATCCACAG GTGTGGATGGATGCTGGCACACAAATCTTTTATTCCTATGCTATTTGTATTGGGTGTCTAACAGCACTTGGCAGTTAtaacaaatacaacaacaactgttACAA ggaCTGCATGTACTTGTGCCTTCTGAACAGTGGGACCAGTTTTGTGGCTGGCTTTGCCATCTTCTCTGCTCTTGGATTCATGGCATATGAGCAGAACACAGACATATCAAAAGTGGCAGAGTCGG GTCCCGGCTTGGCGTTCATTGCCTATCCTCGAGCAGTCGCCATGATGCCTTTTCCTCAGGTCTGGGCGATATTCTTTTTCATTATGATCATCCTACTGGGACTGGACAGTGAG TTTGTAGGTCTGGAAGCCATCGTAACAGCGATTTCTGACACGAATCCTGCCTTCTTCCACGTTGGCCATCGACGTAAACTTCTTCTACTTGCTATCAGTGTTTTTAGCTTCTTCGTTGGCCTTGTGATGGTTACGGAA GGCGGGCTGTACATCTTCCAGTTGTTTGACTACTATGCCTGCAGTGGAATGACTCTACTTCTCTTTGCCACATTGCAGTCTGGTTGTATTGGATGGATATACG GTGTAGACCGGTTTTATGAAAACATAGAGGACATGATTGGATACAAGCCTTTAGCCGTGATTAAATATTGTCTGAAATACGTCACTCCAGTAATATGCATG GCAACATTTGCTTTCTCCTTGGTCAAATACACTCCTCTGAAGTTCAACAACACAATTGCGTATCCGTGGTGGGGTTATGCTCTTGGCTGGTGGTTCactctctcctctactctcATGGTTCCTCTATTTATGTTGTACAAAGTGAGCACCACTCCTGGCACACTGCGACAG AGGATCTCCATCTTATGTACTCCAGCTGAAGACCTGCCTTCGAACAAATCAGAGAAGAAAGGACATGAACTGCTCaacttgacctctcctgacagcaTGGTGTCCTGTCCCTAG
- the fkbp5 gene encoding peptidyl-prolyl cis-trans isomerase FKBP5, with translation MTTDQDLTMEGHPATAVFAAKGIDVTPSKDQGVIKVVKRPGLDGEWPMIGDRVTVHYTGRLLTGKKFDCSRDRKESFCFNVGKGQVLKAWDIGVLSMQRGEVCTLLCKPEYAYGSAGNPDKIPPNASVVFEMELLKFEGEILTDDSGVVRRIKVKGDGYTNPNDGANVEVHLEGRCGGRLFDSRDVSFIVGEAEDKGVPLGVDRAMDKMQKGECCLLYLKPKYGFGSEGKPEYKIGPDKDIIYEVTLNGFQRAKESWEMDLPEKLDSAAAVKHKGNQYFKAGRYCQAVIQYQRIVSWLEMECGTGIEQQKRIQSFMSMSHLNLALCFLRIKEFSQVVENCNKVIELDENNEKALYRRGEARLLRNDFSLAMEDFQHVLQVNPANQAARAQIFICQSKIKEHHEQDKKTYANMFQIFAERDAKIGKTKRRRDDSLRSGMNGEVGIKRRRRSQDCPS, from the exons ATGACCACTGATCAGGATCTGACTATGGAGGGCCATCCAGCCACGGCCGTGTTTGCTGCAAAGGGCATTGATGTAACACCTAGTAAAGACCAAGGAGTTATCAAG gttGTGAAGCGTCCGGGGCTCGATGGAGAGTGGCCGATGATTGGGGACAGAGTGACCGTCCACTACACTGGGAGGCTGCTCACTGGGAAGAAGTTTGACTGCAGTCGGGATCGCAAAGAATCTTTTTGCTTCAATGTGGGCAAAG GACAAGTCCTCAAGGCCTGGGATATCGGTGTGTTGTCCATGCAGAGGGGTGAGGTGTGCACGTTGCTGTGTAAACCCGAGTACGCTTACGGATCTGCTGGAAATCCCGACAAAATTCCTCCCAACGCTTCAGTAGTGTTTGAG ATGGAGCTGCTCAAGTTTGAAGGAGAGATTCTCACAGACGATTCCGGCGTCGTAAGAAGAATAAAGGTGAAAGGTGACGGTTACACTAATCCCAACGATGGAGCAAATGTTGAAG TGCACCTGGAGGGAAGGTGTGGTGGTCGGCTGTTTGACAGCAGGGACGTCAGCTTCATTGTCGGTGAGGCTGAAGATAAAGGCGTTCCTCTCGGAGTGGACCGAGCCATGGACAAGATGCAGAAGGGAGAGTGCTGTCTACTTTACTTAAAGCCAAA GTATGGCTTTGGAAGCGAAGGTAAACCGGAGTACAAAATTGGACCAGATAAAGACATAATATACGAAGTTACCCTCAATGGCTTTCAAAGG GCTAAAGAATCCTGGGAAATGGACTTGCCTGAGAAGCTGGATTCGGCTGCTGCAGTGAAGCATAAAGGGAATCAGTATTTTAAG GCAGGGCGGTACTGCCAGGCAGTCATCCAGTACCAGCGCATCGTCTCCTGGCTAGAGATGGAGTGTGGCACTGGGATCGAGCAGCAGAAGAGGATACAGTCTTTCATGTCGATGTCACACCTCAACTTAGCGCTGTGTTTCCTGCGGATTAAAGAGTTCTCACAAGTAGTGGAGAACTGCAACAAG gtgATTGAGCTCGATGAGAACAATGAGAAGGCTCTGTATCGCCGCGGGGAAGCCCGTCTCCTTCGTAATGACTTCAGCCTGGCCATGGAAGACTTTCAGCACGTGCTGCAAGTCAACCCTGCAAATCAAGCGGCTCGTGCTCAGATTTTCATCTGCCAGAGCAAGATTAAGGAACATCATGAACAGGACAAGAAGACCTACGCCAACATGTTCCAGATATTTGCAGAACGGGACGCCAAG ATTGGGAAGACGAAGAGGAGGCGGGATGACAGCCTGAGGAGCGGCATGAACGGTGAAGTGGGCATCAAACGACGGCGGAGGAGTCAGGACTGTCCATCGTAA
- the LOC141773946 gene encoding sodium- and chloride-dependent GABA transporter 2-like isoform X1 translates to MEKPQENHSASEGDKCAMEKTHGQEVKFRLDMGTAHPAPSIPSRGQWSSKVEFLLAVAGQIVGLGNVWRFPYLCYKNGGGVFFIPYVLFLFTCGIPLFLMETSLGQYTKQGTITCWRKICPLFGGIGYGSLVVVLYSSIYYIIILAWAFLYLFSSFSTELPWANCRNSWNSETCVEFNRRADDLNWTVAENATSPVREFWERRVLNVTGSVHELGGIRWELALCLLLSWIICYFCVWKGVKSTGKVVYFTATFPYLMLAVLLVRGVTLPGALDGIKFYLYPDPSRLTDPQVWMDAGTQIFYSYAICIGCLTALGSYNKYNNNCYKDCMYLCLLNSGTSFVAGFAIFSALGFMAYEQNTDISKVAESGPGLAFIAYPRAVAMMPFPQVWAIFFFIMIILLGLDSEFVGLEAIVTAISDTNPAFFHVGHRRKLLLLAISVFSFFVGLVMVTEGGLYIFQLFDYYACSGMTLLLFATLQSGCIGWIYGVDRFYENIEDMIGYKPLAVIKYCLKYVTPVICMATFAFSLVKYTPLKFNNTIAYPWWGYALGWWFTLSSTLMVPLFMLYKVSTTPGTLRQRISILCTPAEDLPSNKSEKKGHELLNLTSPDSMVSCP, encoded by the exons TGCGATGGAAAAGACGCACGGTCAAGAGGTCAAGTTCAGGCTGGATATGGGCACGGCCCATCCTGCACCCAGCATCCCGAGCAGAGGACAGTGGTCCAGCAAAGTTGAGTTCCTCTTGGCGGTTGCAGGACAAATCGTAGGCCTAGGAAATGTGTGGAGGTTCCCTTACCTGTGCTACAAAAATGGAGGAG GGGTGTTCTTCATCCCTTatgtcctcttcctcttcacctgCGGCATCCCCCTGTTTCTAATGGAGACGTCTCTCGGCCAGTACACCAAACAGGGAACTATTACCTGCTGGAGGAAAATCTGTCCCCTTTTTGGAG GGATCGGTTATGGCAGTCTGGTGGTTGTTTTATACTCCAGCATCTATTACATCATCATATTGGCCTGGGCTTTCCTGtatctcttctcctccttcagcACTGAACTTCCCTGGGCGAATTGTAGAAACAGCTGGAACTCAG AGACCTGTGTGGAGTTTAATCGAAGAGCAGATGATTTGAACTGGACTGTAGCTGAAAATGCAACATCACCAGTGAGGGAGTTTTGGGA GAGAAGAGTTTTGAATGTCACAGGAAGCGTCCATGAGTTAGGCGGCATACGATGGGAGCTGGCTCTGTGTCTTCTGTTGTCCTGGATCATCTGTTACTTTTGTGTCTGGAAAGGAGTAAAGTCCACTGGGAAG GTAGTTTACTTTACGGCCACATTTCCATACTTGATGCTGGCGGTGTTGCTTGTTCGTGGAGTCACGTTGCCGGGGGCCTTAGACGGGATCAAGTTTTACCTCTACCCAGATCCATCCCGCCTCACTGATCCACAG GTGTGGATGGATGCTGGCACACAAATCTTTTATTCCTATGCTATTTGTATTGGGTGTCTAACAGCACTTGGCAGTTAtaacaaatacaacaacaactgttACAA ggaCTGCATGTACTTGTGCCTTCTGAACAGTGGGACCAGTTTTGTGGCTGGCTTTGCCATCTTCTCTGCTCTTGGATTCATGGCATATGAGCAGAACACAGACATATCAAAAGTGGCAGAGTCGG GTCCCGGCTTGGCGTTCATTGCCTATCCTCGAGCAGTCGCCATGATGCCTTTTCCTCAGGTCTGGGCGATATTCTTTTTCATTATGATCATCCTACTGGGACTGGACAGTGAG TTTGTAGGTCTGGAAGCCATCGTAACAGCGATTTCTGACACGAATCCTGCCTTCTTCCACGTTGGCCATCGACGTAAACTTCTTCTACTTGCTATCAGTGTTTTTAGCTTCTTCGTTGGCCTTGTGATGGTTACGGAA GGCGGGCTGTACATCTTCCAGTTGTTTGACTACTATGCCTGCAGTGGAATGACTCTACTTCTCTTTGCCACATTGCAGTCTGGTTGTATTGGATGGATATACG GTGTAGACCGGTTTTATGAAAACATAGAGGACATGATTGGATACAAGCCTTTAGCCGTGATTAAATATTGTCTGAAATACGTCACTCCAGTAATATGCATG GCAACATTTGCTTTCTCCTTGGTCAAATACACTCCTCTGAAGTTCAACAACACAATTGCGTATCCGTGGTGGGGTTATGCTCTTGGCTGGTGGTTCactctctcctctactctcATGGTTCCTCTATTTATGTTGTACAAAGTGAGCACCACTCCTGGCACACTGCGACAG AGGATCTCCATCTTATGTACTCCAGCTGAAGACCTGCCTTCGAACAAATCAGAGAAGAAAGGACATGAACTGCTCaacttgacctctcctgacagcaTGGTGTCCTGTCCCTAG